In Geobacillus kaustophilus, a genomic segment contains:
- a CDS encoding DUF302 domain-containing protein: MFHYTVDVPTGMDETIKRLEENLKQEGFGVLWRFSVTEKLQEKGLDFSTPMAILEVCNPREAARVLNENVLVGYFLPCKLVVYQENGATKIGMPKPTMLVGMMNDPALKAIAGDIEKRLAACLDRCR, translated from the coding sequence ATGTTCCATTACACGGTTGACGTGCCAACAGGCATGGACGAAACGATCAAGCGTTTGGAAGAGAACTTGAAACAAGAAGGGTTTGGCGTGCTCTGGCGGTTCAGCGTGACCGAGAAGCTGCAAGAAAAGGGGCTTGATTTTTCCACGCCGATGGCCATTTTAGAAGTATGCAACCCGCGCGAAGCGGCGCGGGTGCTAAACGAAAATGTCTTGGTCGGCTACTTTTTGCCGTGCAAGCTCGTCGTCTACCAAGAAAACGGCGCAACGAAAATCGGCATGCCGAAACCAACGATGCTCGTTGGCATGATGAACGATCCTGCTTTGAAGGCAATCGCGGGCGACATTGAGAAGCGGCTGGCCGCTTGCCTCGACCGCTGCCGCTGA